One Temnothorax longispinosus isolate EJ_2023e chromosome 8, Tlon_JGU_v1, whole genome shotgun sequence genomic region harbors:
- the LOC139818236 gene encoding uncharacterized protein, producing MRILEHSREFDTVRVRRKQPPDTMNTHGVNYYVPIQDEACEKQHNDFDKPHYTPRILGRRFALTSTAYKFLDVGINAGPMSSVDILIGDNRGNQIILPHATWVTLIEKRSDIQRFVQSSAPSSLACRDLELVKIRDADIVKLTSCGSPLYMKPSTVLFLFELKHCFENVYFQLCQSVHGVSEKFKLFVTILHQNCITDKCSAVKILREVYDENSIIDCELLAYALDTIVYNALHEK from the exons atgaGGATTCTAGAGCACAGTCGAGAGTTCGATACGGTTCGAGTACGTCGCAAACAGCCTCCAGATACGATGAACACTCACGGTGTGAACTACTACGTTCCGATTCAGGATGAAGCGTGCGAGAAACAGCACAATGA ttttgataAACCCCACTACACGCCTCGTATTTTGGGAAGGAGATTTGCCTTGACATCGACagcgtataaatttttggatgttgGAATCAACGCTGGACCTATGTCCTCTGTGGATATACTTATTGGCGATAACCGAGGCAATCAGATAATTCTGCCTCATGCAACGTGGGTGACATTAATTGAAAAACGTTCAGATATTCAGCGATTCGTGCAGTCATCGGCACCATCATCGCTAGCGTGTCGAGATCTGGAGCTTGTTAAAATACGTGacgcagatattgtaaaattgacgtCGTGCG GCTCCCCACTGTACATGAAACCGTCAACCGTACTCTTCCTGTTCGAACTAAAACATTGCTTcgaaaatgtgtattttcaatTATGCCAAAGTGTTCATGGtgtaagtgaaaaatttaaactgtttgtaacaattttacatcaaaattgtATCACCGATAAATGTAGTGCAGTTAAAATCTTGCGTGAAGTTTATGATGaaaattcgattattgattgcgaattattagcctacgctttagatactattgtgtataatgcgctacatgagaaataa